A stretch of Balearica regulorum gibbericeps isolate bBalReg1 chromosome 28, bBalReg1.pri, whole genome shotgun sequence DNA encodes these proteins:
- the TUFT1 gene encoding tuftelin isoform X1 — protein sequence MNGLQGWCAVLDVRPHGESPESVKVLRLTLPNDLPGDRREQVKQKPVGKAFAMVANRSSNGHSLASECIKSNDGDEEIIKVYLKARAEGSVNHEEHVNQLKSEVRYIQEARSSLKKLREDLSSKLENRQGAKQHAQVVLEKQNGSCLYPERLQADSWEDQEDDCSGEDVEKIRQTAKRLFAKLQEAEKHHQLEKQAFERTVSQYQEEAEQTSSALRRAEKSVVEKEVQVDELQRLLAGMEKEHRSLLLKMKEGEAELARLRSVEGDKLAEQDRSAQLEKEVAMLREKIHHLDDMLKSQQRKVRQMIEQLQNSKTVIQAKDAVIQELKERVAYLEAENLEMHDRIEHLIEKQVSRGGHSSRARSKSEYVSSKRLTGPKPLPLIRVVET from the exons ATGAAcgggctgcagggctggtgcGCGGTGCTGGACGTGCGGCCCCACGGCGAGAGCCCG GAGAGCGTGAAGGTGCTGCGGCTTACTCTGCCGAATGACCTCCCGGGCGACAGGCGCGAGCAGGTGAAGCAGAAG CCGGTGGGAAAAGCCTTTGCCATGGTGGCCAACAGATCCAGCAACGGTCACTCCCTGGCCTCCGAATGCATCAAGTCCAACGACGGCGATGAGGAGATCATCAAG GTTTACCTGAAGGCGCGGGCCGAGGGCAGCGTGAACCACGAGGAGCACGTCAACCAGCTGAAAAGCGAAGTTCGTTACATTCAAGAG GCTAGAAGTTCTTTGAAGAAGCTGCGGGAAGACTTAAGTAGTAAACTTGAGAACAGACAAGGAGCTAAACAGCATGCACAG GTCgtgctggaaaagcagaacGGGAGCTGCCTGTACCCCGAGAGGCTGCAAGCCGATTCCTGGGAGGACCAG GAGGACGACTGCTCAGGTGAAGACGTAGAAAAGATCCGACAGACAGCAAAGAGGCTGTTCGCGAAGCTGCAGGAGGCTGAAAAGCACCATCAGTTGGAAAAACAAGCTTTTGAG AGGACGGTCTCGCAGTACCAGGAGGAAGCGGAGCAGACGAGCTCTGCCCTGCGCAGAGCGGAGAAGAGCGTGGTGGAGAAGGAGGTGCAGGTGGATGAGCTGCAGAGACTCCtggcagggatggagaag GAGCACAGGAGTTTGCTGCTGAAGATGAAAGAAGGCGAAGCAGAGCTGGCGAGGCTGAGAAGCGTGGAAGGCGACAAGCTCGCCGAACAAGACCG GTCAGCCcagctggagaaggaggtggCCATGCTGCGGGAGAAGATACACCATCTGGACGACATGCTGAAAAGCCAGCAACGCAAAGTCCGGCAGATGATCGAGCAG CTCCAGAACTCCAAAACGGTGATTCAGGCCAAAGATGCCGTGATCCAGGAGCTGAAGGAGAGAGTGGCTTACCTGGAGGCTGAG AACCTGGAGATGCACGACCGCATAGAGCACTTGATCGAGAAGCAAGTCAGTCGGGGCGGCCACAGCTCCAGAGCACGCTCGAAGTCGGAGTACGTGAGCAG CAAAAGACTGACGGGCCCCAAGCCACTGCCTCTCATTCGAGTAGTGGAAACATGA
- the TUFT1 gene encoding tuftelin isoform X2 encodes MNGLQGWCAVLDVRPHGESPPVGKAFAMVANRSSNGHSLASECIKSNDGDEEIIKVYLKARAEGSVNHEEHVNQLKSEVRYIQEARSSLKKLREDLSSKLENRQGAKQHAQVVLEKQNGSCLYPERLQADSWEDQEDDCSGEDVEKIRQTAKRLFAKLQEAEKHHQLEKQAFERTVSQYQEEAEQTSSALRRAEKSVVEKEVQVDELQRLLAGMEKEHRSLLLKMKEGEAELARLRSVEGDKLAEQDRSAQLEKEVAMLREKIHHLDDMLKSQQRKVRQMIEQLQNSKTVIQAKDAVIQELKERVAYLEAENLEMHDRIEHLIEKQVSRGGHSSRARSKSEYVSSKRLTGPKPLPLIRVVET; translated from the exons ATGAAcgggctgcagggctggtgcGCGGTGCTGGACGTGCGGCCCCACGGCGAGAGCCCG CCGGTGGGAAAAGCCTTTGCCATGGTGGCCAACAGATCCAGCAACGGTCACTCCCTGGCCTCCGAATGCATCAAGTCCAACGACGGCGATGAGGAGATCATCAAG GTTTACCTGAAGGCGCGGGCCGAGGGCAGCGTGAACCACGAGGAGCACGTCAACCAGCTGAAAAGCGAAGTTCGTTACATTCAAGAG GCTAGAAGTTCTTTGAAGAAGCTGCGGGAAGACTTAAGTAGTAAACTTGAGAACAGACAAGGAGCTAAACAGCATGCACAG GTCgtgctggaaaagcagaacGGGAGCTGCCTGTACCCCGAGAGGCTGCAAGCCGATTCCTGGGAGGACCAG GAGGACGACTGCTCAGGTGAAGACGTAGAAAAGATCCGACAGACAGCAAAGAGGCTGTTCGCGAAGCTGCAGGAGGCTGAAAAGCACCATCAGTTGGAAAAACAAGCTTTTGAG AGGACGGTCTCGCAGTACCAGGAGGAAGCGGAGCAGACGAGCTCTGCCCTGCGCAGAGCGGAGAAGAGCGTGGTGGAGAAGGAGGTGCAGGTGGATGAGCTGCAGAGACTCCtggcagggatggagaag GAGCACAGGAGTTTGCTGCTGAAGATGAAAGAAGGCGAAGCAGAGCTGGCGAGGCTGAGAAGCGTGGAAGGCGACAAGCTCGCCGAACAAGACCG GTCAGCCcagctggagaaggaggtggCCATGCTGCGGGAGAAGATACACCATCTGGACGACATGCTGAAAAGCCAGCAACGCAAAGTCCGGCAGATGATCGAGCAG CTCCAGAACTCCAAAACGGTGATTCAGGCCAAAGATGCCGTGATCCAGGAGCTGAAGGAGAGAGTGGCTTACCTGGAGGCTGAG AACCTGGAGATGCACGACCGCATAGAGCACTTGATCGAGAAGCAAGTCAGTCGGGGCGGCCACAGCTCCAGAGCACGCTCGAAGTCGGAGTACGTGAGCAG CAAAAGACTGACGGGCCCCAAGCCACTGCCTCTCATTCGAGTAGTGGAAACATGA
- the TUFT1 gene encoding tuftelin isoform X3 gives MNGLQGWCAVLDVRPHGESPESVKVLRLTLPNDLPGDRREQVKQKPVGKAFAMVANRSSNGHSLASECIKSNDGDEEIIKVYLKARAEGSVNHEEHVNQLKSEVRYIQEVVLEKQNGSCLYPERLQADSWEDQEDDCSGEDVEKIRQTAKRLFAKLQEAEKHHQLEKQAFERTVSQYQEEAEQTSSALRRAEKSVVEKEVQVDELQRLLAGMEKEHRSLLLKMKEGEAELARLRSVEGDKLAEQDRSAQLEKEVAMLREKIHHLDDMLKSQQRKVRQMIEQLQNSKTVIQAKDAVIQELKERVAYLEAENLEMHDRIEHLIEKQVSRGGHSSRARSKSEYVSSKRLTGPKPLPLIRVVET, from the exons ATGAAcgggctgcagggctggtgcGCGGTGCTGGACGTGCGGCCCCACGGCGAGAGCCCG GAGAGCGTGAAGGTGCTGCGGCTTACTCTGCCGAATGACCTCCCGGGCGACAGGCGCGAGCAGGTGAAGCAGAAG CCGGTGGGAAAAGCCTTTGCCATGGTGGCCAACAGATCCAGCAACGGTCACTCCCTGGCCTCCGAATGCATCAAGTCCAACGACGGCGATGAGGAGATCATCAAG GTTTACCTGAAGGCGCGGGCCGAGGGCAGCGTGAACCACGAGGAGCACGTCAACCAGCTGAAAAGCGAAGTTCGTTACATTCAAGAG GTCgtgctggaaaagcagaacGGGAGCTGCCTGTACCCCGAGAGGCTGCAAGCCGATTCCTGGGAGGACCAG GAGGACGACTGCTCAGGTGAAGACGTAGAAAAGATCCGACAGACAGCAAAGAGGCTGTTCGCGAAGCTGCAGGAGGCTGAAAAGCACCATCAGTTGGAAAAACAAGCTTTTGAG AGGACGGTCTCGCAGTACCAGGAGGAAGCGGAGCAGACGAGCTCTGCCCTGCGCAGAGCGGAGAAGAGCGTGGTGGAGAAGGAGGTGCAGGTGGATGAGCTGCAGAGACTCCtggcagggatggagaag GAGCACAGGAGTTTGCTGCTGAAGATGAAAGAAGGCGAAGCAGAGCTGGCGAGGCTGAGAAGCGTGGAAGGCGACAAGCTCGCCGAACAAGACCG GTCAGCCcagctggagaaggaggtggCCATGCTGCGGGAGAAGATACACCATCTGGACGACATGCTGAAAAGCCAGCAACGCAAAGTCCGGCAGATGATCGAGCAG CTCCAGAACTCCAAAACGGTGATTCAGGCCAAAGATGCCGTGATCCAGGAGCTGAAGGAGAGAGTGGCTTACCTGGAGGCTGAG AACCTGGAGATGCACGACCGCATAGAGCACTTGATCGAGAAGCAAGTCAGTCGGGGCGGCCACAGCTCCAGAGCACGCTCGAAGTCGGAGTACGTGAGCAG CAAAAGACTGACGGGCCCCAAGCCACTGCCTCTCATTCGAGTAGTGGAAACATGA
- the CGN gene encoding cingulin: MEWPANAAMAEKQSPVDYGVQIRFINDLQEPRRPPKARGKPGSYGVAVRVQGIAGQPFVVLNSGEKGGDSFGVQIKSEGSYPNPPAGPQPSGSISSDSDLPENPYAGRQPRQGSSYSTSDEEAGGISATSRHEPKPPPGKRPLGEELRRTQSHGDLLGADAEEPFAASALWASGSRHHRALAGGKSSSMLNIAPEQSKASGSEAMAKDPSLGTEAAVAAGGSDVDTKPLSSVDSLISKFDGKVQQRGRTARRGRIPSEERKRSQSLDSRVSHHDVPDARELSSAQRQAGAIRPQPSVPAGSLSRPSVAGGTEIGRTRSQRANRGAEEPTTERLQSKARAELQLKSTPDLLRDQREVAQPGSSEHPKELIYGILKEGSSESEISLRRKTARLLEKMQELAGPAKDAACPQPQHRDLARKVEELQEKLDEETKLRQKLELSREPGRSSSARAVEARLREAEGESQRLRGALDKKTQELQRSLQELREVKTAKEQAETRLGDCEERLLATHRELDRLREGSGTSPDGEALYKELLEAREELEEALSSRQRQEEQLRLRERELTALKGALKEEVASHDKELDRVRQQYQSDMEQLRRSMEGVSQDQANLESEKQKISAVVRNLQRELEESAEETGHWRDMFQKNKDELRATKQELLQVKMEREEFEEELRELQERFAAAREEADQARSSAVDPGELEALRKELRQAREAQRELSAEKRTQEELLRQRERELAALKGTMQEEASSRDGELERYRRDLQQLQDERDEAAKAKASLESVREASEQARKTLESSLQEVQEQNDDLRRKVLGMETQLKEYERLGENWEGSQARLKEKVTKLEAERRQMEESLGEATEREQELLMAKRSLETRLEEVQRSLARLTQEHQELSASYQDEQRQKEQLKRAKSELEEQKRLLDRTTEKLNKELAQMTEESHSSLAVLKSQLEEFKEKSRKEITDSQKQAKDRGAEVEKMQFSVGRLQDEVARLKQALQDSQAERESVLLDKEVLLQRLHNLEQEMETKKRSQDDRSRHTKALEEKSKRLEVELDEERTTVELLTERVNRSRDQIDQLRAELLQERSCRQDLECDKVSLERQNKELKSRLASSEGLQKPSSNVSQLEARVEELQDKLQAEEREKSVLQSSNRKLERKVKELTIQIDDERQHVSDQKDQLSLRVKALKRQVDEAEEEIERLEGARKKAQRELEEQHELNEQLQNRIKALEKEAWRKAARSAVDSSLQDDQLSSDEEFDSAYGPSSIASLLNEANLQTSSC; the protein is encoded by the exons ATGGAGTGGCCGGCGAACGCGGCGATGGCGGAGAAGCAGAGCCCCGTGGACTACGGCGTCCAGATCCGCTTCATCAACGACCTGCAGGAGCCCCGGAGACCCCCCAAGGCGCGGGGCAAGCCCGGCTCCTACGGGGTGGCCGTGCGGGTGCAGGGCATCGCCGGGCAGCCCTTCGTCGTCCTCAACAGCGGCGAGAAGGGCGGCGACTCCTTTGGGGTGCAGATCAAGAGTGAGGGCTCCTACCCGAacccccccgccggcccccaGCCCTCCGGCTCCATCAGCTCTGACTCGGACCTGCCGGAAAACCCCTATGCGGGGCGGCAGCCCCGGCAAGGCTCGTCCTACAGCACCTCGGACGAGGAGGCAGGCGGCATCTCAGCGACCTCCCGGCACGAGCCCAAACCTCCGCCGGGCAAGCGGCCGCTCGGTGAGGAGCTGCGGAGGACGCAGTCCCACGGGGATCTGCTCGGTGCTGATGCGGAGGAACCCTTTGCCGCCAGCGCTCTCTGGGCCAGCGGCAGCCGGCACCACCGGGCTCTGGCCGGcggcaaaagcagcagcatgttgAACATCGCACCGGAGCAGAGCAAAGCCTCCGGCTCAGAGGCCATGGCCAAGGACCCCTCCTTGGGCACGGAGGCCGCGGTGGCCGCCGGCGGCAGCGACGTGGACACCAAACCCCTCTCCTCGGTGGATTCGCTCATCAGCAAATTCGACGGGAAGGTGCAGCAGCGAGGCCGGACGGCCAGGAGGGGCCGGATCCCCTCGGAGGAGAGGAAACGCTCGCAGAGCCTGGACAGCCGCGTCTCCCACCACGACGTGCCGGATGCCAGGGAGCTGAGCAGTGCCCAGCGCCAGGCCGGTGCCATTCGCCCCCAGCCCTCGGTGCCCGCTGGCAGCCTGAGCCGGCCAAGCGTGGCCGGGGGGACGGAGATCGGGAGGACAAGGAGCCAGCGGGCAAACCGGGGTGCGGAGGAGCCCACGACTGAGCGGCTGCAGAGCAAAGCccgggcagagctgcag CTCAAATCCACCCCGGACCTGCTGCGGGACCAGCGGGAGGTCGCCCAGCCCGGCAGCAGCGAGCACCCCAAGGAGCTCATCTACGGCATCCTGAAGGAGGG GAGCAGCGAGAGCGAAATCTCCCTGAGGAGGAAAACTGCCCGGCTGCTCGAGAAGATGCAGGAGCTGGCG GGTCCTGCCAAGGACGCGGcatgtccccagccccagcacagggacCTGGCCAGGAaggtggaggagctgcaggagaagctCGACGAGGAGACCAAG ctccgccagaagctggagctgagcagggagccgggcaggagcagctctgctcggGCCGTGGAAGCCCGGCTGCGGGAGGCCGAAGGGGAGAGCCAGCGGCTGCGGGGGGCCCTGGACAAGAAaacccaggagctgcagaggagtTTGCAAGA GCTGCGCGAGGTGAAAACGGCCAAGGAGCAGGCGGAGACCCGGCTGGGCGACTGCGAGGAGCGGCTGCTGGCAACACACCGAGAGCTCGACCGCCTGCGCGAGGGCTCCGGCACGTCCCCGGACGGCGAAGCCTTGTACAAG gagctgctggaggcccgggaggagctggaggaggccCTGAGCTCCAGACAGCggcaggaggagcagctccGGCTGCGGGAGCGGGAGCTGACGGCGCTGAAGGGAGCCCTCAAGGAGGAGGTGGCCAGCCACGACAAGGAGCTCGACCGCGTCCGGCAGCAGTACCAGAGCGACATGGAGCAGCTGCGGCGCAGCATGGAGGGCGTCTCACAG GATCAGGCCAACCTGGAGTCGGAGAAGCAGAAGATCAGCGCTGTGGTGAGGAACCTGCagcgggagctggaggagagcgCGGAGGAGACGGGGCACTGGCGGGACATGTTCCAGAAGAACAAGGATGAGCTCCGCGCCACCAAGCAGGA gctgctgcaggtgAAGATGGAACGGGAAGAGTTTGAGGAGGAGCTGCGGGAGCTGCAGGAGCGCTTCGCGGCCGCCCGGGAGGAGGCAGACCAGGCGCGGAGCAGCGCGGTGGACCCCGGCGAGCTGGAGGCACTGAGGAAG GAGCTGCGGCAGGCGCGGGAGGCGCAGCGGGAGCTTTCGGCGGAGAAGCGGAcacaggaggagctgctgcggcagcgggagcgggagctggCGGCGCTGAAAGGCACCATGCAGGAGGAGGCGTCCAGCCGCGATGGGGAGCTGGAGCGGTACCGCAGagacctgcagcagctccaggacgaGCGGGATGAGGCCGCCAAG GCAAAGGCTTCCCTGGAGAGCGTGCGGGAGGCTTCGGAGCAGGCGAGGAAGACCCTTGAGTCCAGCCTGCAGGAGGTGCAGGAGCAGAACGATGACCTGAGGAGGAAGGTCCTGGGGATGGAGACGCAGCTGAAGGAGTACGAGCGCTTGGGCGAGAACTGGGAGGGCTCCCAGGCACGGCTCAAGGAGAAGGTCACCAAACTGGAG GCAGAGCGCAGGCAGATGGAGGAGTCGCTGGGTGAAGCCACAGAgcgggagcaggagctgctgatgGCCAAGCGGTCGCTGGAGACCCGCCTGGAGGAGGTGCAGCGGAGCCTGGCCCGGCTGACGCAGGAGCACCAGGAGCTGAGCGCATCCTACCAGGATGAGCAGCGGCAGAAGGAGCAGCTCAAGCGCGCAAAGAGCgagctggaggagcagaagcGCCTGCTGGACCGCACCACCGAGAAGCTGAACAAAGAG ctggcgCAGATGACGGAGGAGTCGCACAGCTCGCTGGCCGTGCTGAAGTCGCAGCTGGAGGAGTTCAAGGAGAAGTCGCGGAAGGAGATCACGGACTCCCAAAAACAAGCCAAGGATCGGGGCGCCGAGGTGGAAAAGATGCAGTTCAGCGTGGGGCGGCTGCAGGACGAG GTCGCCCGGCTGAAGCAAGCGCTGCAGGACAGCCAGGCGGAGCGGGAGAGCGTGCTGCTGGATAAGGAGGTGCTGCTCCAGCGCCTGCACAACCTTGAGCAGGAGATGGAGACCAAGAAGCGCTCCCAGGACGATCGCTCGCGGCACACCAAGGCGCTGGAG GAGAAGTCCAAGCGCCTGGAGGTGGAGCTGGACGAGGAGAGGACCACGGTGGAGCTGCTGACGGAGAGGGTCAACCGGAGCAGAGACCAG ATCGACCAGCtgcgggcagagctgctgcaggaacgCTCCTGCCGGCAGGACCTGGAGTGCGACAAGGTCTCACTGGAGAGGCAG AACAAGGAGCTGAAGAGCCGCCTGGCCAGCTCGGAGGGGCTGCAGAAACCCAGCAGCAACGTCTCGCAGCTGGAGGCGCgggtggaggagctgcaggacaaGCTGCAGGCGGAGGAAAG GGAGAAGAGCGTCCTGCAGTCCTCCAACCGCAAGCTGGAGAGGAAGGTGAAGGAGCTGACCATCCAGATCGACGACGAGCGGCAGCACGTCAGCGACCAGAAGGACCAG ctgaGCCTCCGGGTGAAGGCCCTGAAGCGTCAAGTGGACGAGGCGGAGGAGGAGATCGAGCGGCTGGAGGGCGCCCGCAAGAAGGCGCagcgggagctggaggagcagcacgAGCTCAACGAGCAGCTGCAGAACCGCATCAAGGCGCTGGAGAAGGAGGCTTG gcGCAAAGCCGCCCGCTCGGCCGTCGATTCCTCCCTGCAAGACGACCAGCTCAGCTCGGACGAGGAGTTCGACAGCGCCTACGGGCCGTCCTCCATCGCCTCGCTGCTCAACGAGGCCAACCTGCAGACCAGCTCCTGCTGA